The window TTCTCCGCCTTGGTCTTTGTGGCATTGGCGGCTAGCGTGTTCTTCCGGTAGCTCCGAACAGGCGGCCACCCAACAACTTGTGCCCTACAGAGTGCATAAGACTTGGGATTAGACCAGATCAAACAAAACATCAAGTGAAACACATGGTTTTAAACATGCAATCAATATTCGGATTATTAGCCACTCCCCCTTCCCCTTGTCAAATACAACTCAGTGAATTTAAGATAAGCAACCCACTAAGTCACTTGGGTGATAATTTCTCCTTAGGCGCATGTCTCAGCAACACAAAACGAGGGTCGGACTTTTTAGGTTAGGCcaggtatttttcagagtaccagTTTGTTAAAATTGGTCCACTTGAGCACGAAAATAAGAGAACCATCACTACTTGTGCCATAGATAGTGCATAACACTGACTGCCAGACCAGATCGAACCAAGTTAAGATAAGCAACAAACCCAGCTGAGCTAACAGAAGCCGGTTAAGTGGCAGTTTTAGCAGGGGACATCCTCTCGTCTCGTGTGTTTGATtcacaagtactccctccgtaaactaatataagagcgtttagatcactaaagtagtgatctaaacgcttagtgatctaaacgctcttatattaatttacggaggaagtactagtactGGTTGCTCAAATCTTGTACTCACATTTCAGCAAGAAAATCAAGCGAGGCATCACTATGATTGGACACTAGTGCTTATGAAGCAATCCAGAGGTAAATCAACCGCCGAAATCTAGCAGATGCGCACATATCCAAGGAGCTAGCTAAAACTGCAACAGCAAAGGAACCAAGCTCAAGCTGGAGCTCGAAATAAAATAAGAAGCTTACTTGGCAGCTGGTGgagctccggctccggcggcggcggcggcttcacCCTTCTGCTTGTCCTCCTCCCCGCCAGCCCCGGCAGCAGGGGCAGTACGGTCGAGGAGCGAGTCTGCGAACCCGCGCTTGGCGCCGCCCCTGTGCGGGACGGTAGCAGTAGCGGGAGCAGGTCCCAGCGTGAGCgcggcgtcgacggcggcctccGGCTCGTCGCGGCCGGGAAGGCCGAGGCGGAGCGCGAGGTGCGGGCCGGCCTCGcccgaggcggaggaggagcaggaggaggcggagggcgcgggcgcggcgggGCCGAGGCCGATGTAGTCGCGCGCTTCGAGATTGGGCGGCGGCATTGGAAGGAGGCGAAGgcccgaggaggaggaggaggaagggaaGGGGGAGGAGGAAAGGAGCTCTTTTTGTTTGCTGGCCTCGGAGAGGGAAGGGAAGGCGGGGCGTGATAAAGAAGAAGCAGAATGGGAGTGGTGGTGGTGGCCGACCGGGCGGGCGCCTCTTTATTCTGCTCCCCTTTCCTCGGGCCGGGTCGGGTTGCCCGGGCGCGCCTATTCGCTCCCGGTGGGGACATGGTGGGGCCGTGGGTAGGAAAACGTGTGCATCATCCTCTGTGTGGCCGCGGCGACCGTGTGTGTGTGGGACCGTGGGTGCTGCTCGTTCATCTCCCAAGTCAAAAGGTGAAGAAGTGGAACGGGGACTGGCTTTGGTTAGCATGGCTAGCAGCAGATATCTATGCTTGCTTGCTAAGCTAAGCCTAAGCATGAACGAGGGTCGAGGGCAGGTCTTGCAAAGTCACGCTGGCGTTGCTTCTAGAAGCGCACAGGCAGGCTTGCTTGACTTTGACTGTAGAAAAAAAAAGTGCGTAGGGTGGTGCGACTCTACTGTGGTTAGATGTGTGCGTCGCGGCTGAGTTACGTACGCCTGGCGGTTAGTAGTACACTCGTGGTAAGCATACGGATGTCGTTAGTAAAGCCGGTTTTCCTTTGCAGCGACAGGATCTCGAGGAGGATTACCCTTTTGAGTTTTATAATCATCGTCCCGGATTTCAGACACCTGCCGCTTCTGCGCCAGCCACTCTTCGTACGCACGCTTGCTCGCTTGCTTCACTTCACCCCCGCGCGGTGAGTGGGCCCTGCATAGCGTGGCCCCATTTGCACGTACGAACGGAAGCATTTCTTTTACCCTCTCGGTCGATCGGTTCTGGTCTCGCCCATAATTAGTACCGACTCGATCCATGGCTATGGCTGCTGGTCTTTGTTCCCTCCCGGTGGTGGGTGTACGCCGCACTTGTCTCGCGTCGTGGGAAACGGAGCGGAGCGGGCGGAAGGATAAAAGTAATGGCGGGTGGTGGCGGCCACGTACGGCGCGCTGGCGCTGGCCGGCCGGGGCGCAGGGGCACGGCACGGCAAAGGACGGACCGACCGACCGGCAGACACCCGGCCCGCGAGTCCACCCGACAGCGCCGCGCACACGTCGCTCTCCTCCGTCCTCCCAGACCCACCACCACCCTCCCGTGCCCAGCTGCCCCGCCCCCATCGCCGTGCCGTGCTCAGCGGCTCCACCACTCCCACGCCGAGTCGCTGGCGACGCCGACGGTCATCGCGGTCAGAGCCCGTCACCGGCACGCCACCCGCGTCGTCGCGGTCAGCGCCCGTCACCGGCGACGACGCCACCCCGCGTCGCCCGCAATAGTGGACGCCCGTTCCCGAGCGCGATCCCGCTCTGGCGCCATGCCATGATTGCCATCGCCATGCCGCCCCGCCCCATGCGCGTGCGCGGCGCGCGCGCTGGCCCCCGTGCGTTCGTGCCGGAGCGGCACTGCTCACCCCATGGGCGCCCCGCGCGCTCATGCATGCGCGCGTCGTGGCGAGCGTGCCGCGTGCTGCTGGTGCCCGTGCGCCGCGTCGGTCGTGCCGGCTGTTCGGGCGCGTGGTACTACTGTTGAGCCGGGTCGCGTGGCGGATTGTCATGAAGTTTCTGCGGGTGCGCCGGGACCGTGCGTGCGCCTTGATTGATTGCTGCGGTGGTGGTTGGTGCACCCACCGGAATAATGCCGACCGACCGTGTACGCAGTTGTATATGCTGCGTTTTCCACGGGCAGGCATTTCGACGTCTTTTCTTTGCTCCAACAAACAAACTCCAGTGTTGCAGGTGCAGCCGAAAATATGCTTCCGCGTACGTAGGCAATTTCCCTTTTTTGGCTGATCAATGGATTGAATCGCCACTGTTAGTGGTGGTCCTCGGAAGTGAAATTGTCTAGTGCTTGCTGCCACCAAACTCGCGACAAAGCTCGTACATTGCGCTCCCACATTTTCAGATAAACAAAGCATTGGTGATTCAGAACTAATGACGGTTACTAGTTCTGTTTGGAATAAATTGACTAAAATCCTCACGGATTTTGGTTTGTTCTGTTTAGATGTAGCGGGAGCAATTCTAGCATATGCTCCGAAATGAAAGCCTCAGCAGCTGATTTAGGCTTGGGCTTTTGCCTCTGCTTTTGCAGCTTTTTCATTTTGAACAAAAAGCGATAAAAGCTCTAAAGGCATTTATTTAGGAGCTTTCATGGCTTTTGATAAAAATGTAAAAGCTGCAAAAGTAGAAATAAAAGCCCGAACAAACAGGGCCGTAGAGGGTCCCTGATTTTTGTCGGAAATTGCGGAGGCAGTACAAGGTTCTCCAAAACTGCTGACTCCATAATTTCTCTGTTCTATTTCTCTCCCGTTGATGCACATTGACTCTGGTTTATCCTCAGTTTCGCATGGATATAATGGATCTTCTCACCGTTGACAATCACACACTTTAGCACGAGCTTaaacaaaaatattttttttaaatgatCATATCTATATAAAAGTTCACCGGAAGTATAAAGCAACTCAaagataataaaaattacattgaGATTCGGACCACCGAACGACCATTACCACCACCGGAACGAGTCGCTGACGCGCAGCTGTTGCGGCTTCTCTACCGGAGCCGActtgaccttgtcgatgacaaACGAGAAGTCTTCGTGCACGTGCCCCTAAATACCAGCGCCCTGGACTTGCAGTTATCGCCATTGAACCCTTGCATAGATCGGAAACACGTGATACCAATTCTTCTCGCATGCATGATGAAAAACCCTTACCTCACCGCACCAAGGAGACAACAGGAATCTATGCCGAAGGTCCGTCGACTATGTTCAGACGGACGAACTAGAGGATGATTAGAGCCCAAAAGGCAAAGTCGAAGAAGAAGAACCGCCATCCGTCGGAGCGCCGCGCTTTATGTGAGAACAGTGACAAATTTATAGCCAACCTCCACGACATTCTTCTCATAGGCGGTTTCTGTGGGTCTTGTGCATTCTTCTCATAGGCGGTGTCTGTGGGTCTTGTGGGTAGTCTCGTTGATTAAAATAACCTGTTTTATGGGTGTGTTGCAATGGTTTTTGTTCGATTTTCCACATATTAACCGGAGAACTCTCATGTTGTTCTAGTTCATCATGAAAATCCACACGCAAAACTGACTCAACATCACATAGTAAAAAAAGTCTTATATTTAGTGACAAAggtaatactccctccattccaaataTATGCGCCCGCGCTTCCTGAGGttcaactttgaccataaatttagccaacgagaccgactgcggcgggaGAAAACATTATATAATCAGTTTTGCTataactcatctagatgagatttaatttggtctcattcaccttttatagccattgaatgtgatgctataagatgcgtgtgtgctgacgtgggttgtatcCGTTCTTGTTTTCTaagtgaatgagaccaaattacgtctcatctagatgagttctaggtACTCCCTTATATAATTGAAAACTTCTTTTGAATACGAATCCACTGGTATACTTTTGCTCCACCGTAGTCGGCCGcattggttaaatttatggtcaaagttgaagCATGGGAATAGAGGAAGGGCTATATCTTGAAATGGAGAGAGTAGTAGATAGAAACGCTTCGAAAACAAAGCTTGTACTACTAATGAATCTTATTTTATGATAGACTCTTCAAACTTTCTTCAACGGGTTGAATACAGTGGGCGTGGGTACGTGTAAGTCGTCTGACATCTAAAGTTGGGTTAGTTGATCGTTTTGAACCCTTCAATGAAGATCCTATGGCGATTGGCCCTTCTTCTTTCCCGGACcgccgcacgggccgccggccaaACCGCCTGCGACCACCAACCACGGCTTCTCGCGCAGCCTCATCACCCCGCCCTCCCCAGAACTACCCCCACCGCCGGCCTTGTTGGCGctcccggccatccctctaggcccgcCCGCGTCCAAGTTTTATCTCCGGTGAAGTTACATCACCACCGTTCTTTCGCCCCCACCCCATTCCCTAAGATGgccggagggaaggaaggagCCCGTCGGACGAACTCTTGAAATCGACTGATCCCAAACCGAAGTCAGTCGAGTAACATTTAGCTAATGTTCAATACAATTCACTATCAGCTGGCAGGACACGCGCATCACACGAGGTTTTTCCACCATGTATGTATGTGGCCGGCGGGCCACTCGCAGCGCGCACGCTTGTGCGGAGTGGTGGGGGTATGGACGAGTCAGCACCCCATGCCGTGCGTCCTCCGTGCACGAGCCTGTCTGGTGTGGGCATGCCGTCTTGGTGCCATGCTCCCACCGGCGCGTCGCCTCGCCATGCCGCTATGGCCAGACACCCAATGGCCAGGACACGAACCAAACCGGCCCTTTGTTTCCGTCCAGTGCACGATCCCATCTGCTCGATCATGGGCGCGCGCGACGCACATCGGCACATGCAGCAGGTGAGGCGAGAGGCCGCCGGCTTTGGGCGAGTGTTGACCCGGATTGCATGGCGATTGTCACGAAATTTCTTCTGCCGATGATGCACCGCGTCCGTACATTGATTGCTTGCTCCaacggtggtggtggtggtgggtgcaCCAGCCAGAATGATGCTCGGTATACACTATCGCTACGTTTTCCACGGGCATTTCGCATTCTTGGCACGGTGCGGCCGGCTACCGAACTCCGCTGTGCAACCGGGGGCACAGTTCCACGTACGCGGACATGAACAGCTCCGTTTTTGGCTGATCGATGAACCCAACCATCACCACTTGGTACCACTGCTTACTACAGTCTGTCAAATGTCCACTGCTACCACCAAACCAAACACGGGACAAAGGTCAAGTAAATGCGATCGCATCGCATATTCTCGATGTGAAACAGCAGCATTCAAACCAAGACCAACGCATCGGTTGCTCTGCTCGGAATTGATGGAGCGCGCGGTGGCCAGGCGACAGCGCATGCGGGCGGCGGGCCGGCGGCAGCACCTGCAACCCTCCCTCACGATCTACGACGGCCGGCCACTACGAGCGGCAAGGCTAGCtagcgtgcgtgcgtgcgtgcgttaATACTCCGCTGCTGCTGCTGTGTGTCTGTGACACCCAGGCCGTCCACGCGGGCATCATCACCGCCCCGCTCGGTCGCTCCGCCGGCCATGATGGCCGTGCCGTGCCGTGCGACGGGCGCGCTCGAGAGCACCGCATTAACTCGCCTGACGCGCCGCTCCAGCTACCTCCACTCCACTCCACTGCGCCTGCTCTGTTCATCCACTGCTCGCTGCCTCTGCCGCTGCCAGCATAATTGTGCACCGAGCGCAGCAGCCTATGTCGACGTAGTACGCTACTTCTGTCTAGCGGATGCATTTTAAGAGGAAACTGTACTGTACATCCCCATGACCGTGCCGTGCACGGTCATCGACCACACAAGGCCGTCAACCGAACCGTCCAAGCTGATCGAGCATCAGCGCTCCACTCGTCTGTGCTGATGATTTTGGCCACATCAGTAACCCACTATGAGCAGCCTAATTACGCGCGAGGTTTTCCAGGTGAAAAGCTTGATGGATCGATGGATCGTCGTCTCCGTTCCCCAGAAGCCGGAAACCTGGCGCGCGCACCTGTCTTGCCGCCCGGCCGGCAACCGAGAAGGACGGGGCCCGTGCAGCTGCAGCCATGATGACGATCCAACCCTGCCCCGCCATGTTCCTTTCCAACGCCCACATCCCGGCCCCGGCCTGGCCTGCGCGCCCACTGGCGCCAGGCACCGCGGAGTGAGGTCGACGGATCGGCGCGCGCTGTCCGGTCCGGCGAGGACAGAGGAACAAACTGGACGGACGGACGGGAGGGCCGTGCCCCGGCTCTGCTATCGACTCTCTGTCACCCCGTGCCGTGCCGTGCCGCGGTTCCGTGCGTGGCAACGGCGTGCGGTGTGGGAAGGAACCGGGGTCTGGCTGGCACTGGCACGGCAGCGGGGTGCACAGTGCGGTTGCGCCAAGTGGGTGGCCAAAGTCACTGTTGCTTTGACCATAAACGAGAACATAACCACGATTTGAACCCGtctagaagaagaaaaaaaaccgGATCTGACCTCTCGTGGTCACGCCAACATCCCTGGCGTTCACGTTACACGGGAAATGCCACGGACTGTGACGTTTGGGCCGGGCGTTTCCTCCATGGGCCTTGGCATCTCTGTCTGGGATAAAACTCCACGGGCCACGGCGTTTGGGCCAGAGAAAAACACCATGGGCCAAAGTGTTCGGCCTAGGAGCAAACACCATAGCAACACAGACGCCAGGGTTGTTGGCGTGACAAAAAAAAAACGATCAGACCCCGGTTCAAGCCAATGAGGCACTCTCAAGATGAGGTCAAATCGTGCAAAACTTTTGAAAGAGGGTCAAAACAGTGATTTCGACCAAATGCGTCGTGGCCGCTTCAAGTCAATGTACCTGCCAGTGTGCTAGGTGTACGTCAAAAGCTACGCGTCGACTCGTTTTGGTTCGACAAGTGCACAGTCTTTTTTACTGCAACCAGCAAAGCGGCCCTCGCAAATGTGAGGGCATCATATACTTACTTGTGTTACTTTTTAAATGTTTAATTATTTTCATAAAAAGTTAAATTATTTCAAAAAATTATTATGATTCTATAGCCACTACATATAAGACACCCTAAATAGAATATCACCCCAACAGACCGCATCTTCAACATGTTATATGAAAGTATATCGTTATGAAACTTTTCTTGAATATGTTATACATGTATTTTCTTTTTTGTGGGAAGTTATACATGTATTTCTGTATGTACAAAAAATTCTTTTTTTTCGCTATGGATTTTTTTTAATTAAAAAAGGGGCTCCCTGGAGCCGGTCCTCTATTGGGCATTTTTGCACACCCTTATTCTTTATTCAAAGGAGTTATATTCAGCTTCTATGCCGGAGGCGGAGGGAAAGATATTTGGTGCAGACCGCCCTGTCGAGCGGAAACTTGGCAATCCTCTAAGATATGTACTTAAATGTTCTTTTAAAAAATATTGCACATCCATAGTGCATCTGCATCCGTTAAGTATTTTGTGCAAAAGTTGAGTTGGGAAAATAATTCAGTAAAATTCATACAAAAGTATGTAACAAATTTCATGTTCATGTGCActagaagaaaaaggaagaaatcACCTAAAATGTGTCGGCTTCCTATAGATTTTCTTACAAAACAAGTTTGCATGTCAACTTTTTTTCATTTTCTACAAATTTGAAGGCCCACAAGACATTAGACGCACATATACATGCCTTTCTTTTTCATTGATTGCACAGATTTAAAAAATATATAAAGAAACACTTGACTGTTCCACATTTCAAAACAACCACATCATACAGTAATAAAGATCGGTAAGCAGAGCAAGAATCGTTTTTTATCTAAGGAACATCATTCGTCATAACAAGGAGGTCGGTTCTCTCCCGCgaaaaacaaataaacaaggAGGTCGGTTCATtctttttttttttcctttttcctttttccgaAAGCTTGCCACTTGATGAAGCTGGAGAGATGGATCCCGCTGAAATGGAATAAAGGGGTTACAATTTTGTCACGTGCGCTGCACGTGCCAACCAAACACCTGCTGTGATGTGGAGGGCGGGACAGACAGACAGACCAGGGACGGGGCCTTGGACTAGTGTAGGTGCCAGTTCTGAAGCTCGTGGATTAGGCCAATGGGCGCGCTTCGGCTGACGCCTCTGCTGCTCCTGGtgctgctcgccgccgccgcggggaGGGCGGCCGGGGCGGGGCCGCGGCCGAGCGAGGTCGCCGTGGGCGCGCTCTTCACCTACGACTCCGTCATTGGCCGCGCGGCGCGGCTCGCCATCGAGCTCGCCGTCGACGACGTCAACGCGGACCGCACGGTGCTCGCCGCCACCCGGCTCAGCCTCGTCGCCCAGGACACCAACTGCAGCGGCTTCCTCGGGACCATCGAAGgtttgccccccccccctctctccctctgtCTCAGTTGCTCATGTTCATGTCGACCTCAAGAGCTGAAATTACAGTAATTTCGAGTGCAAAGATTCAGCTTCAGGCAGCAAAATGCAATGGTTTCGAATAGAGTGATCAGACCAATGAATGCTAATGTAGCCCTACTGATTTGTAAATTGTTGATCTGCAAACCCTTAGGAAAACCAAAGTGGTTGTCACTGCTTGATTCAGAATGCCAGAACTAAGTTGCACACTGGGAGTAGTAGTTGGTAGCCTTGATTAGTTGCTTTGCTCTCCACTTTTGCAGTACCACATCTTTTATTAGTAGTTATTACGTGTTCTCTTCATCCGTTTTTATCCCTGGAAATTCATTAGACAATTGCTTGCACAGTTTCAGTGACATTCCCTCTTGGGTCAGGTAACACAAATTTACAGGACCTAAATGTCGACAACCAAGAAATATCCATTTCAACTCCAGTGGATTATTGGTATAGTGTCTTTATCTGTTTGAACTAAGGTCAAGCTGCCCTCTTGCACATCATTTATACTAGCTTAATTGCAATAATTGCCTGCCTCGTGCCTCATGAGATGATTTGATAATGTTTAAACTGGAAACAGAGAGGCCAACTGTTCGCTTGACCTTATGATGACATTATCCTTTCTTAAGAGTTTTGATAAACCATACTGTCTTTTGGTAATACTAGAAGAGAAACAGACAAAAAGCATGCCGGTGCAGTGGTACCACAAATGGCAAAACTTATGAACTTCCTTTATAGTATTATTACGTATGGTGCAAGAAACGTGTCGCACCTACTTTGGGGAATCCGATTCTTCACTTTTTCTCATGCAAGgtctccttttcttttcttttgtgtCATGTGTGAGCATCAGAATAAACAGATTTATCAGATGCTGCTCCTCTTTGCTTGAAGCAGCACTAGTTTTCCTGTTTCTGCCAGACAATAAAGTTTGCTTACCATTTGTAGATCCTGACTTTTGAGCAGAATGAGCACTTACAGATGTGAAAACTTAACTTCGATTTATCAGATGTAGCTGCTGCTCTGTTGGATAGTCCACGAACTGATTCACAATTTTTTCTACTTGGTTGCAGCATTGGAGCTAATGGAGAAAAATGTAGTTGCTGTTATTGGCCCACAATCATCTGGAATAGGCCATGTCATCTCCCATGTTGTTAACGAGCTACATGTTCCTCTTCTATCATTTGCGGCCACTGATCCGACGCTTTCCGCGTCAGAGTATCCTTACTTCATAAGGACAACCATGAGTGACTACTTCCAGATGAACGCCGTTGCTAGCATTGTCGATTACTACCAGTGGAAAGAGGTGACCGCTATATTCGCCGACGATGATTATGGGCGAGGTGGCGTGTCGGCCCTCGGCGACGCACTTGCAACAAGGAGGGCAAAGATTTCACACAAAGCAGCCATTCCTCCAAATTCAAACACAGAGGTGATCAATGACGTGTTGTTCAGAGCAaatatgatggaatcaagggtCATGGTTGTGCATGCCAATCCTGACACAGGGATGAGGATCTTTTCTGTTGCCAACAAGCTTCAGATGATGGCCAGTGGCTATGTCTGGATAGTAACTGACTGGCTAGCTGCTGTCCTGGATTCCTCGGCATCTAGAGATCTTAAAGGTATGAGTCATATTCAGGGACTGGTTGTTCTTCGCCAGCACACTCCTGAATCTGATGCCAAGGATAAGTTCACCACCAAATGGAACAATGCCGCTCGTAGCAGAGGCATTAATTCTGGCTTGAATTCGTATGGTTTTTATGCATACGACTCGGTCTGGGCTGTCGCTCGCGGCATCGACCAATTTCTTGATAATGGGCAGCAGGTCAACTTCTCTGCAGATCCAAGGCTGCACCGTTCAAAAGATAGTACTTTGCAGCTGTCAACTCTCAAGGTATTTGATGGTGGTGAGCAGATGCTGCAGCAGCTTCTGCTCACGAATTTCACAGGCCTAACTGGTCTGGTGCAATTTGGTCCGGACCGCAACCTGGTACGCCCAGCATATGATATCCTTAATGTGGGTGGTTCTGGTTCCCGGTTGATTGGCTACTGGTCCAACTACTCAGGCCTCTCTGTCGCTGCTCCTGAAACTTTGTATCAGAAGCCATCAAATGCTTCTTCAGTTGCCCAACGGCTCTACAATGTGGTCTGGCCAGGTGATTCCACCACTACACCTAAGGGGTGGGTTTTCCCGAACAATGGTCAGCCTCTGCGCGTCGGTGTTCCGATCAAGGCGAGCTTCAAGGAGTTAGTGGCAGGTGGCAGGGGCTCTGATAATGTGACTGGCTATTGCATCGATATATTCAACGCGGCTATCAGACTGCTTCCTTACCCGGTTCCTTGCCAGTTCATAACAATCGGGGATGGTAAAAAGAACCCTAACTACGACGACATTATTAGTATGGTTGCTGACAATGTATGCTCGATCTCATTCTTCCTTCCGGTGTATGTATTTAACCATTTTGTTATCAGTCCTCTGATCTGTTTCATTTTCACTAGTCCCTTGATGCAGCTGTAGGAGACTTTGCCATTGTGAGAAACAGAACAAAGATGGCAGAATTCACGCAGCCTTATATTGAGTCAGGGCTTGTGATAGTAGCACCGGTGCAAAGAGCACCTTCGAGTGCCTGGGCTTTCATGAAACCCTTTACATTGGAGATGTGGTGTGTAACATGCGCTCTTTTTATTTTCGTGGGGATTGTTGTTTGGATTCTTGAACATCGGACCAATGAGGAGTTTCGAGGCTCTCCGCGACGACAAATTATAACAATAATTTGGTAAGCTTCTGTTGCTACTTAGGGATGTATTCGATCCTATGCTACCAAGTCTGGCTTGAGTCTGAAATTTTCATGAGGCAGAGTGTAATGTACTACAATATTTGTGTTGTTGGTGATTTTGTAAATGTTATATGTTAGGAAATAATTGACTGACATTTCATTCTTATAATATTTCAGGTTTAGCTTCTCAACAATGTTCTTCTCACACAGTAAGTACACTAGATCCATCACATGATAGTATTCTTAACTCATCCATGGTGCTTTCCATGTTCTGGATGGAAACATGTTGACATGAAACTCACTTCAGGGCAGAACACGGGGAGCGCGCTTGGGCGGTTCGTGTTGATCATATGGTTGTTCGTTGTGCTGATAATCAATTCGAGCTATACTGCTAGCTTGACGTCAATCCTCACAGTCCAACAGCTATCTACAGGAATAACCGGGATCGACAATCTGATTTCAAGTGGTTTACCTATTGGATACCAGGCTGGAAAATTCACCAAAAACTACCTGATTGAAGAGCTCAGTATCCCCGAGTCTCGATTAGTAGCGCTGAATACGATCAAGGAGTATGCCGACGCCCTTAGACGCGGGTCAGGAGACGGAGGCGTCGCTGCAATCGTTGATGAGATGCCATATGTTGAGATCTTCCTGTCATACCACTGCGATTTCAGAATAGTGGGGCAGGAGTTCACCAAGGAGGGATGGGGCTTTGTACGTTCATCATCTTCCTTGCTCTAACCACTTTCTCTTGGTCACTCATCCACATTTCATCTCATTCTGAGGAAAATTATTTATTCTTCTCCATTATCTTCTTCTCCTTTGCAGGCATTCCAGAGAGACTCCCCCCTCGCCGCGGATTTATCGACGGCCATCCTTCAACTTTCAGAGAGTGGCCAGCTCCAGAGGATCCACGACGAGTGGTTCACCAGGCCGAGCTGCTCCACTGATGACACTGAGGTGGGAGCAACCAGCCTTGGCCTCCGAAGCTTCTGGGGCCTTTTCCTCGTGTGTGCCCTGATATGCCTCTTGGCTCTGCTGGTGTTCTTCATACGGGTCTGCTGGCAATATAGCCGCTACTCTAGCTCTGAAGCTGCCGGTGAGCCCGGTGCAGCCGATGCTGTCggccccaccgccgctgccgccaATGCTGTCGAAAGGCAGCGGAGACCGTCACGCTTTGGCAGCTTCAGAGAGCTGGTAGAGTTTGTTGACAAGAAGGAGGCAGAAGTCAAGAGAGCGATGAAGCGGAGACCGAGCGAGAAAGATAACCAGGCCGCAGGATCCTCGGATACTCAGCCAGTGTCTTGAGCAGAGAACGTTCTCTCTGACTTCAGTCCTTCAGATGGCAAAACAGGGAAGGAAGCACGATACCGATAATATGTTGAATTGGGTTCTCGCCCAAAGAGAATAGTACGATGATCTAACTTGCTAAAGGCTTTGAAAGTGATCTAACTTGTTATTGTAGAATGATCTAAGAATCCTTTTTCATCAGGGTCACTAGAATTTTGTCTCTGATGTACACAGTTTGTACTACTAAACAATTCTCTTCCCAGTTGGCTTGTTTCTCAAGTTTTGAAAGTGGTTTGTTTCAGTTGCATCTCTTAACAAGCATCGATCTATTTGGCTGACTATGATTTATGTGTTGAGACCATGGTAGAACACAAATGGAAAGTAGACACAAAAACAGATTCAAGATGTAGGGTATAATTCTTCTCTTTGTTATTCAAATGTCCGGGAGAGAATAAATGCGCTGGACATGCCTGTGGTGGATGATTATATGCATTCTGATGCTTGAAATTTT is drawn from Aegilops tauschii subsp. strangulata cultivar AL8/78 chromosome 1, Aet v6.0, whole genome shotgun sequence and contains these coding sequences:
- the LOC109763896 gene encoding glutamate receptor 3.4 isoform X1 — translated: MGALRLTPLLLLVLLAAAAGRAAGAGPRPSEVAVGALFTYDSVIGRAARLAIELAVDDVNADRTVLAATRLSLVAQDTNCSGFLGTIEALELMEKNVVAVIGPQSSGIGHVISHVVNELHVPLLSFAATDPTLSASEYPYFIRTTMSDYFQMNAVASIVDYYQWKEVTAIFADDDYGRGGVSALGDALATRRAKISHKAAIPPNSNTEVINDVLFRANMMESRVMVVHANPDTGMRIFSVANKLQMMASGYVWIVTDWLAAVLDSSASRDLKGMSHIQGLVVLRQHTPESDAKDKFTTKWNNAARSRGINSGLNSYGFYAYDSVWAVARGIDQFLDNGQQVNFSADPRLHRSKDSTLQLSTLKVFDGGEQMLQQLLLTNFTGLTGLVQFGPDRNLVRPAYDILNVGGSGSRLIGYWSNYSGLSVAAPETLYQKPSNASSVAQRLYNVVWPGDSTTTPKGWVFPNNGQPLRVGVPIKASFKELVAGGRGSDNVTGYCIDIFNAAIRLLPYPVPCQFITIGDGKKNPNYDDIISMVADNSLDAAVGDFAIVRNRTKMAEFTQPYIESGLVIVAPVQRAPSSAWAFMKPFTLEMWCVTCALFIFVGIVVWILEHRTNEEFRGSPRRQIITIIWFSFSTMFFSHRQNTGSALGRFVLIIWLFVVLIINSSYTASLTSILTVQQLSTGITGIDNLISSGLPIGYQAGKFTKNYLIEELSIPESRLVALNTIKEYADALRRGSGDGGVAAIVDEMPYVEIFLSYHCDFRIVGQEFTKEGWGFAFQRDSPLAADLSTAILQLSESGQLQRIHDEWFTRPSCSTDDTEVGATSLGLRSFWGLFLVCALICLLALLVFFIRVCWQYSRYSSSEAAGEPGAADAVGPTAAAANAVERQRRPSRFGSFRELVEFVDKKEAEVKRAMKRRPSEKDNQAAGSSDTQPVS
- the LOC109763903 gene encoding auxin-responsive protein IAA19, producing the protein MPPPNLEARDYIGLGPAAPAPSASSCSSSASGEAGPHLALRLGLPGRDEPEAAVDAALTLGPAPATATVPHRGGAKRGFADSLLDRTAPAAGAGGEEDKQKGEAAAAAGAGAPPAAKAQVVGWPPVRSYRKNTLAANATKTKAENEGRSEAGCCYVKVSMDGAPYLRKVDLKTYSSYDNLSLELEKMFSCFITGKSSSCKTSTRDRLTDGSRADALQDQEYVLTYEDKDADWMLVGDLPWDLFTTTCRKLRIMRGSDAAGMAPR
- the LOC109763896 gene encoding glutamate receptor 3.5 isoform X2 — translated: MGALRLTPLLLLVLLAAAAGRAAGAGPRPSEVAVGALFTYDSVIGRAARLAIELAVDDVNADRTVLAATRLSLVAQDTNCSGFLGTIEALELMEKNVVAVIGPQSSGIGHVISHVVNELHVPLLSFAATDPTLSASEYPYFIRTTMSDYFQMNAVASIVDYYQWKEVTAIFADDDYGRGGVSALGDALATRRAKISHKAAIPPNSNTEVINDVLFRANMMESRVMVVHANPDTGMRIFSVANKLQMMASGYVWIVTDWLAAVLDSSASRDLKGMSHIQGLVVLRQHTPESDAKDKFTTKWNNAARSRGINSGLNSYGFYAYDSVWAVARGIDQFLDNGQQVNFSADPRLHRSKDSTLQLSTLKVFDGGEQMLQQLLLTNFTGLTGLVQFGPDRNLVRPAYDILNVGGSGSRLIGYWSNYSGLSVAAPETLYQKPSNASSVAQRLYNVVWPGDSTTTPKGWVFPNNGQPLRVGVPIKASFKELVAGGRGSDNVTGYCIDIFNAAIRLLPYPVPCQFITIGDGKKNPNYDDIISMVADNSLDAAVGDFAIVRNRTKMAEFTQPYIESGLVIVAPVQRAPSSAWAFMKPFTLEMWCVTCALFIFVGIVVWILEHRTNEEFRGSPRRQIITIIWFSFSTMFFSHKHGERAWAVRVDHMVVRCADNQFELYC